From the genome of Mycoplasma putrefaciens KS1, one region includes:
- the mgtE gene encoding magnesium transporter has product MINANYLEEQILKLYKSKKIQEILAIIDDTQPADFAEVLNHIDQVIAFVIYKKIKKQQAAEIFTYLSDDLREYILANISVTKLKELVNELYSDDIINAIEDMPTEIVKKVFDAASKDQRKELANILKYDDYTAGSIMSVNFLSIRETKTVSKAISLIQKNHDEYDEIDDLFVVNKLGQLIGTIEVKDLILNENTTRIGEFMNKKFISINSNQSQEEASNMFKKYDINTLPVVDDNNILVGIITVDDVIDVLIEETNQDIQKYIGIKTSETNYFETSIWKMFKSRSLSLILVLLLGFITNILVVYLFKAYNLNFEKNSSQQFMLMLFPLTLIISGVIACSANQTLLMAGRAISLEQLHKKDYKTIFTKEIVVSLMLSISLIIFNFIRMMLVYLIEYKTDFNNKYIWLSILVASIGIVVSILVSNLIALILPLIARKIGRDSSAISLPLITLIVDIIAVIVFLGIGIWFI; this is encoded by the coding sequence ATGATAAATGCTAACTATTTAGAAGAGCAAATTTTAAAGCTGTATAAGTCCAAAAAAATTCAAGAGATACTGGCAATTATTGATGATACTCAGCCAGCTGATTTTGCTGAAGTGTTAAACCACATAGATCAAGTAATTGCTTTTGTAATTTATAAAAAAATTAAAAAACAACAAGCAGCTGAAATTTTTACTTACCTATCAGATGATTTAAGAGAATATATTCTAGCAAATATAAGTGTTACTAAGTTAAAAGAGTTGGTCAATGAACTTTATTCAGATGATATTATCAATGCTATTGAAGATATGCCAACTGAAATTGTAAAAAAAGTTTTTGATGCCGCTTCAAAAGACCAAAGAAAAGAATTGGCTAACATTTTAAAATATGATGATTACACCGCTGGAAGTATTATGAGTGTTAATTTTTTATCAATTAGAGAAACTAAAACAGTTTCAAAAGCAATTTCACTAATTCAAAAAAATCACGATGAATATGATGAAATTGATGATCTTTTTGTTGTAAACAAACTAGGTCAACTAATAGGAACTATTGAAGTTAAAGACTTAATTTTAAATGAAAATACCACTAGAATTGGTGAATTTATGAATAAGAAATTTATTTCTATTAATTCAAACCAATCACAAGAAGAAGCATCAAATATGTTTAAAAAATATGATATTAATACTTTACCTGTTGTTGATGATAATAACATTTTAGTAGGAATTATTACTGTTGATGATGTTATCGATGTTTTAATCGAAGAAACTAATCAAGATATTCAAAAATACATAGGAATCAAAACTTCAGAAACTAATTATTTTGAGACTTCCATTTGAAAGATGTTTAAATCAAGAAGTTTATCATTAATTCTAGTATTGTTATTAGGTTTTATTACTAATATTTTGGTGGTTTATTTATTTAAAGCTTATAATCTTAATTTTGAGAAAAATTCATCTCAACAATTTATGTTAATGTTGTTTCCTTTAACATTGATTATTTCTGGAGTAATTGCTTGTTCAGCTAATCAAACTTTATTAATGGCCGGAAGAGCAATTAGTCTAGAACAATTACACAAAAAAGACTATAAAACCATCTTTACAAAAGAGATCGTAGTTTCATTAATGTTATCTATTAGTTTAATTATTTTTAATTTTATTAGAATGATGCTTGTTTATTTAATTGAATATAAAACTGATTTTAATAATAAATACATTTGATTAAGCATTTTAGTAGCAAGTATTGGGATCGTAGTTTCAATCTTAGTATCTAACTTAATAGCGTTAATACTACCTTTAATTGCTCGTAAAATTGGACGCGACTCTTCAGCGATCTCACTTCCTTTGATTACTTTAATTGTTGATATCATTGCAGTTATTGTTTTTTTAGGTATTGGAATATGATTTATTTAG